The Streptomyces laurentii genome contains a region encoding:
- a CDS encoding helix-turn-helix domain-containing protein (Helix-turn-helix XRE-family like proteins. Prokaryotic DNA binding proteins belonging to the xenobiotic response element family of transcriptional regulators; cd00093;~KEGG: fra:Francci3_4132 XRE family transcriptional regulator; PFAM: Helix-turn-helix type 3; SMART: Helix-turn-helix type 3;~Predicted transcriptional regulators [Transcription]; COG1396;~helix-turn-helix domain-containing protein [Streptomyces violaceusniger Tu4113];~identified by MetaGeneAnnotator; putative;~non-specific DNA binding site [nucleotide binding];~salt bridge;~sequence-specific DNA binding site [nucleotide binding]), with protein MQPDATPDPYADPLRFGQRTQILRERRGMSRTVLGGLLGMSAEWVKQVENGRIQAPGLDVVLRIAEALRVRDLSDLTGRRDMPAPLFQGPGHPRLAAVRTAVDALPLVSPAAAPPRAEHLAARLAVAWKSRHESPNHREIVGGLLPDLIRDAHLAAQHAETPADWRATQAVLAEVYSLSQFFLAYQPDPALLWRVAERSMFAAAQSTDPHAIGVSAWLLAQAHRDSGPGHYDAADTVTMQAIEHLAPLLPDADDPVLAIAGALEFEAGHTAARRGQKGTAWKHWSKARKMAKKLPASYFHPVTSFSQAIMGAHAVTVAVELHAGPESVRQAAQADATVIPSRPRRARHRIEEARGYQLDGQPDIAIATLEKAHAAAPETIRYNGYAKTLILEECQTRATGRRRRASELAVKVGLLAA; from the coding sequence GTGCAACCTGATGCTACCCCGGACCCGTACGCAGACCCTCTGCGCTTCGGGCAGAGAACACAGATCCTCCGCGAACGTCGAGGCATGAGCCGCACCGTACTCGGCGGGCTCCTTGGTATGTCCGCCGAGTGGGTGAAGCAAGTCGAGAACGGCCGCATCCAAGCCCCCGGCCTGGACGTTGTGCTCCGGATCGCCGAGGCACTGCGGGTCCGCGACCTCTCCGACCTCACAGGACGACGAGACATGCCAGCACCGCTGTTCCAGGGCCCCGGCCACCCCCGCCTCGCCGCCGTACGCACCGCAGTCGACGCGCTGCCGCTCGTTTCCCCCGCCGCAGCCCCGCCCCGCGCCGAGCACTTGGCGGCGCGGCTTGCGGTCGCATGGAAGTCTCGGCACGAGTCCCCGAACCACCGAGAAATCGTGGGTGGTCTACTGCCTGACCTCATCCGCGACGCTCACCTCGCGGCGCAGCACGCCGAGACGCCGGCGGACTGGCGCGCCACACAGGCCGTCCTCGCCGAGGTGTACTCGCTGAGCCAGTTCTTCCTGGCCTACCAGCCGGACCCGGCCCTGCTGTGGCGTGTTGCCGAGCGGAGCATGTTCGCTGCCGCCCAGTCGACCGACCCGCACGCGATCGGCGTCTCCGCCTGGCTCCTGGCACAGGCGCACCGGGACTCCGGCCCCGGCCACTACGATGCCGCTGACACCGTCACCATGCAGGCTATCGAGCACCTCGCCCCTCTGCTCCCCGATGCCGACGATCCCGTTCTGGCGATTGCTGGCGCCCTCGAATTTGAGGCAGGTCACACCGCCGCCCGCCGCGGGCAAAAAGGCACGGCGTGGAAGCACTGGAGCAAGGCCCGGAAGATGGCCAAGAAGCTGCCCGCGAGCTATTTCCACCCCGTCACCAGCTTCTCCCAGGCCATCATGGGGGCCCATGCCGTAACTGTGGCCGTCGAACTGCACGCCGGGCCGGAGTCCGTACGGCAGGCCGCCCAGGCGGACGCCACCGTCATCCCCTCCCGCCCCCGTCGGGCCCGCCACCGGATCGAGGAGGCCCGCGGATATCAGCTCGACGGGCAGCCTGACATCGCCATCGCTACGTTGGAGAAGGCCCACGCAGCGGCTCCGGAGACCATTCGCTACAACGGCTACGCCAAGACCCTGATCCTTGAGGAGTGTCAGACGCGCGCCACCGGCCGTCGACGCCGAGCCTCCGAACTCGCCGTCAAGGTTGGCTTGCTGGCTGCCTGA
- a CDS encoding hypothetical protein (identified by MetaGeneAnnotator; putative;~sequence version:1) yields the protein MTGANTTPAARGLESTAVVTRKERRAVVAGWLLGAALNRREAVAGWQQDDVATLACGRLFSAVRVPADLVFAAAGNGTPPEKATTAVLEAVDVFLSGWLDGGAVVMDIPSRLYFFLMPARAGDLWPSRQYPGVVGLGRNAYLGIPVVGRTRPEGRAYWPVEMDTPGDLCWPDEVGALLHRGREALNVS from the coding sequence ATGACCGGCGCGAACACGACGCCGGCCGCGAGGGGGCTGGAGAGCACGGCGGTGGTGACCCGGAAGGAGCGGCGGGCGGTCGTCGCCGGATGGCTCCTCGGCGCCGCCCTCAACCGCCGGGAAGCGGTGGCCGGGTGGCAGCAGGACGACGTGGCGACACTGGCGTGCGGCAGGCTCTTCTCCGCGGTCCGGGTCCCTGCCGACCTCGTGTTCGCGGCGGCCGGGAACGGCACCCCGCCGGAGAAAGCCACCACCGCGGTGCTCGAAGCCGTCGACGTGTTCCTGTCCGGCTGGCTCGACGGCGGCGCCGTCGTCATGGACATCCCCTCCCGCCTGTACTTCTTCCTGATGCCCGCGCGGGCAGGCGATCTGTGGCCGTCGCGGCAGTACCCCGGGGTGGTGGGCCTCGGCCGTAACGCCTACCTCGGAATACCGGTCGTCGGCCGCACCCGCCCGGAGGGACGCGCGTACTGGCCCGTCGAGATGGACACCCCCGGGGACCTCTGCTGGCCGGACGAGGTCGGCGCGCTGCTCCACCGTGGGCGGGAGGCCCTAAATGTCTCGTGA
- a CDS encoding hypothetical protein (identified by MetaGeneAnnotator; putative;~sequence version:1) has product MSQPANTTRLPLVQVKSVPPATWAEMARDCNLALTLAEYGSPTGALSDALRDRLRGYITDHLAEPARQYAASLTDAHRRANAEASVQSALGVAATQGGDPQALLRLLGKAAGLLMRYAGVPR; this is encoded by the coding sequence ATGAGCCAGCCCGCGAACACCACCCGCCTCCCCCTGGTCCAGGTGAAGAGCGTGCCGCCCGCCACCTGGGCCGAGATGGCTCGTGACTGCAACTTGGCCCTGACGCTCGCGGAGTACGGCAGCCCTACCGGCGCGCTCTCCGACGCGCTGCGTGACCGCCTGCGCGGATACATCACCGACCATCTCGCCGAGCCCGCTCGACAGTACGCCGCCTCGCTGACCGACGCCCACAGGCGGGCGAACGCCGAGGCCAGCGTGCAAAGCGCCCTCGGCGTCGCTGCCACGCAGGGCGGGGACCCGCAGGCTCTCCTGCGCCTCCTCGGGAAGGCCGCCGGGTTGCTGATGCGGTACGCGGGGGTGCCGCGATGA
- a CDS encoding UDP-N-acetylenolpyruvoylglucosamine reductase (identified by MetaGeneAnnotator; putative;~sequence version:1): MGELLADYTTFRLGGPADQLLTHHDPDGWPDTVRAAGERPFILGGGSNILAADAGYRGTVIRMATRGITAHPVGTDTIEVTVQAGEPLSELVTYCVAEGLSGVEYLGGIPGTVGAAPVQNAGAYGQQIADHLTHVTAYDWTSRQLTHLDTDQCGFRYRSSRFKTEPGRWTILTVTLRLTRSRRAAPVAYSHLARALDVPLGARPPLAEAAAGVIADRRARGLTLPTTGPDVRQAGSIFMNPPVTAPQAAAVRAAGGPVHQDPDGVTRASAGWLLEHCGYTRGLHVEPGVACSSRRVLTLTARNGATASSVTAALQRMAGDVAQATGIELRHEPVLLHGPTMTA; the protein is encoded by the coding sequence GTGGGTGAGCTGCTGGCCGACTACACGACCTTCCGCCTCGGCGGCCCCGCCGATCAGCTGCTCACCCACCACGACCCGGACGGCTGGCCCGACACCGTCCGGGCCGCAGGGGAGCGCCCGTTCATCCTCGGCGGCGGCAGCAACATTCTCGCCGCAGACGCCGGCTACCGGGGGACGGTGATCCGTATGGCCACGCGCGGTATCACCGCCCACCCGGTCGGCACGGACACCATCGAGGTCACCGTGCAGGCCGGTGAACCACTCTCCGAACTCGTGACGTACTGCGTCGCCGAGGGACTGTCCGGCGTCGAGTACCTCGGCGGGATACCCGGCACGGTCGGAGCGGCACCGGTGCAGAACGCCGGCGCGTACGGGCAGCAGATCGCCGACCACCTCACCCACGTCACGGCCTACGACTGGACAAGCCGTCAGCTCACGCACCTCGACACCGATCAGTGCGGGTTCCGCTACCGGTCCTCGAGGTTCAAGACCGAGCCGGGCCGGTGGACCATCCTCACCGTGACCCTGCGCCTGACCCGCAGCCGCCGCGCGGCGCCGGTGGCCTACAGCCACCTTGCCCGCGCCCTCGACGTCCCCCTCGGCGCACGGCCGCCGCTCGCGGAAGCCGCCGCCGGGGTGATCGCCGACCGGCGCGCCCGCGGCCTCACGCTGCCGACCACAGGCCCCGACGTGCGACAGGCAGGGAGCATCTTCATGAACCCGCCGGTGACGGCGCCCCAGGCCGCTGCCGTACGGGCCGCCGGCGGCCCAGTCCACCAGGATCCAGACGGCGTGACCCGAGCCAGCGCCGGATGGCTCCTGGAGCACTGCGGGTACACGCGCGGCCTCCACGTGGAGCCCGGCGTGGCCTGCTCCTCGCGCCGGGTGTTGACGCTGACCGCCCGCAACGGTGCGACGGCCAGCAGCGTCACGGCTGCCTTACAACGCATGGCGGGAGACGTGGCCCAGGCAACCGGCATCGAACTCCGTCACGAGCCCGTGTTGCTGCACGGGCCGACCATGACAGCGTAG
- a CDS encoding glycosyl hydrolase family 26 (identified by MetaGeneAnnotator; putative;~sequence version:1), which produces MSRDRRCRTCRSATSSNGAPTVIVVVVNGEDVYACDVHRAEHAAPAGDQLVALAQYQDMAARPHLLLG; this is translated from the coding sequence ATGTCTCGTGACCGCCGCTGCCGCACCTGCCGCTCCGCCACCAGCTCCAACGGCGCGCCCACCGTCATCGTCGTCGTCGTGAACGGCGAGGACGTTTATGCCTGCGACGTCCACCGGGCCGAGCACGCCGCTCCCGCTGGTGACCAGCTCGTCGCCCTCGCCCAGTACCAGGACATGGCCGCCCGCCCGCACCTGCTGCTGGGCTGA